The following nucleotide sequence is from Pararge aegeria chromosome 13, ilParAegt1.1, whole genome shotgun sequence.
CTTCGTTACGAAAAATTATTGACATAAGCCGATCCCCTAAAAGCAATCTTACTGGTAAACTATAGAGAAAGTAGTGCTTTTTTGCTTTAAGTTTTGGAAAGAacaattttatacttacttGGGAATAGTTTGTGGAGTCGTATTTGTGACAACTGATAAGGCGACGTTTGCACTTTGTTCAACTTTTTCTAAGAACTCAAAAATTTCCCTGAAATAAACCTCATAATTAGAAATGACAAAATGAACCTTTAGTTTAGTTAGTGAGTATTCAGCGGGGTTACCCTCGATGAATTATTCTGGACATGTACCTCATGCAGTAGCCCAGTGGAtgggacttcggctttactttcgggggccgagttcgaatcccaacaggCACTTTACTTTTtcctaaattatgtgcgttttaagcaatttaaatatcacttgctccaagttccaacggcgaaggaaaacatctaaATCTGCgcgcctgagagtttttcataatgttctcaaaggtgtgtggagtccaccaatccacactagacCAGCTTGATGGACtaccttaacccattctcattgtgggaggagattcgtcccctgtagttggccggtaatgtgttgataatatgatggtgatgtacctaattgcatttaaaaaattatccgTTTTCCCGAAGCCGATGTTATTCTCCGTTCTTTTATGCCGACTGCCAAAACAAGAAGTCAGTTGGAATTTTTGTAGGATGTGATTGAAGGAcgagttttcatttaaaaattagtaTGTTTTTGCAAACTACCCTtggaaatttgttatttttacggGACCAAAAGTAGCCTAGCAAGCAAGATACGATTTGTTGATTATCAGGGTGTGAAGGAAGAACAAGCAAACAAATtaacgcactttcgcatttaaattaCCAGTTAGGAacctaaaaaaattcaaattaaaacttGTGATAATTTAGgagtacattatgtagaaaaTATAAGTTTATCTCACGAGAATAAAACATTGTCATGTTATTAACAGAAATAGAATATGCTTACATAAAATTATCTTTCGGAGTTGGGCATCTTTCTTTATCCTTTACTTCTTCCTCATTACAAACATTCACATTACTTACAGAAGTAACTGGATTGTCACCATAACTTTCTATTTCTTTTAACATAGAATAAATATCCAATACTGTAGATTTTGAATTCAACTCTGTCGGCTTGGGAGTTTCAACGGGAGCCGAAGGACTTTGAGATATTTCTTCTACAGAAGGGCTATCTGCTTTGACTGGATCCATAGTCTTTGACTGGTGTACTTCAGATGCTGCTCCTAGATTATCTACGTCAAGGACTCTGGGTGATGGGGCAGAAAGTGACATCCACGAATCAATATCTTTATCATTTTGTACACCAGCTATTCTAGCACTTGAAGGAGCGCGCATTGTAAATGCTTGATTTCTTACGTTAACTGGCGTATTACTTTTATCTATATTGTTTTTGGCATTTCTATTGTTCCAAAACTGTTTATAGCCCGTACTCTCTTCAGCTTTTGAATTCATATTGTTCAACtttttatcgtatttttttaacattttacctTCTTTCGTGTAATCCCCTTTAATTTTTAGGTAGTTCTGAATTAGTTCCTTTGTAGTAACTTTTGATATACTATCACGTTTAACATCTAAAGAGTTTTTATCGCTTACAGGATCGCTTAAGGTTAAACTTTTTTGGGAATTCTCGCTAGAATCTCTATTTTCATCGGAGATTTTATTAGAATGGTGTTCAAACAATTCGTCAATGTTCAACGGTGTTGGCGATATAGCATCTGTTTTTATATCCTTTAAAGTTAATTCATGAAGATTGTTTATAGCCtgtaattcttttttataatcttcAATAACTCTTGAAGTATATGCTTTTGTAGTGCTGTTTAAAAGATATGTGGGATATTCTAAATTGGCCTTTTCAGTCGCAGCTGTTTCACTGGCACTTTCGCTAGATCCAGGAATGTGCATGTCACTTTTCGTTGGAGAGTTTTGGGGTGGCACCAGTAAATGactttcttttttcaaaaagaaGTCTTTATAAAGCAACCTACTATGATTAAATGGCTCAACCCATTTCTTATCATTTTGACAGTTTTCATAATctttttcattcaaaatttCCAAGCTTTTCGGCTGATCGTGCGTATTACAATCTTGTTTAACAGATGTTGTAGGAAGTGAATAATTGGAAGCCATGGCTTTATCCTCTTTCATGCAACTCTCTGGATATCCAGAATCTTTGGATGAAGTATCTGTATGAATGCCAGTGCTTGACATTATAGCTTTGTACGGATCTATGTTTGCATGAATGTTGTTGTAAAAAGAGCTATAGTTTTTAGTATCATTCATGAAAAAGTTTGattgttttttgaaattatCAATTTGATCATGTTCTTCATAGTCAATCACGTCTAGATTTTCTTTACTGTTAACCTGTTGATTTTCAATACTATCATAATTCCTTGGTGATAGACTAACCATGTTATTTTGAGAAGGAATACTGTCAAGATCTTGTGTTGATTCCTCTTCCACTAGTGACAGTTGCTGTTTTGTAAGAAACAAATGACGTGAATAGGCATCTATTGAGCTTTTAGCTTCATTGTTTGGTGGGGCAAAGGAAACCCTGCCAGCTACATCTTCGTTTTTAATATCACCATTAAGGGAAAGGAAGTAAGATTCATACGACATACCAGTTTTAAATTGAGGTGTTACACTTCTTAGctgaaataaatctttatttcgaATTGGTGATGTTGGCCGTTGGGATTTTTCTTTAATCGTTACTTCAACTCCATAACTATTATTAGTTCCACCAAGGCCTATTTCACTTAGAGAACTATCCATAGCCTTTCGCCCCTTTTTGCCAAGGGATCTGTACTTCAGAAAATGTTTTGTAccaatatttctatttttgacACCCGATTGTGCTTTAGCTTTGATCTTACTTCCTAGACTGATAAAGGTATCCTCTGAACCGTAATCAGAAGCATTGCTACTTATCGCTGTATTATTAATTGCTGGATCTAGATATACTTTTGAATTTGCGAGTAACTCTTCTGTTGGTGGAAGCACTTTTACGCTTAGAGGTGAATCTGAAAGTTAAGATGATCTCACTAATATTTCTCTTGAAACACAAGAGTATGGAGgtcaaattattgttttatatattttaaaactgtacttatagaaattttattcaataaaatatctataagtACAGAAAAACAATTTTTCTATTACCTAATAACATATGTatccatttttataatttaaaataaaaagttttgatcagggttttattctatatttacataatatactgtgCAGATTTCACATTAAATGTGCTTCGCACATCATATCAACTGAACTGTATTAAAAGTTTTGGAATGTCAGCTTTATGTTCTGTGTCTTATGGgaaactgtaatattttttggtaGTAGTATATGATGAATAGACAATATATAGCACTCATTGTCTCTTGCAAAGAACACTTTGttacataacataaaacttaaatttcaatgatttaagtttactttttgTTAAGTCTATCATTAAAAATTGTGTGATACTTCAGGAAATGTGATACAAAATTGTTTGACTTACTGTTATATGACTGCAGCAAATCAGCACTGAATGACTTTAAGAATGACCTTGTGGATGGAGCCCTGTCTTTTGTGTCTGCGGAGAATGGCCTCTTAAATCTTTCCTGGTCCTTTTCCTTTAAAATACAATGATTATATCACATACAATTAAATCTCTATACGGCTGGCTGGCTAAAATAGCTCTTTGTTATTAGTTACTAACATAAGGTAAGAATACCTGGGAATAACAGTATTATAATATGCTTGGAGGCCAGAGGAAAAGTAAACTAATGTAATCGAACCTACAAAGacgtaaattattaatattgtgaCTATGATCAATTTAGTTTGTAACTAACTCATCATATTTGTGCTACGTGCAACGATCTTTTTCAAATATAACGTAGGAATTCACAGCTCTTAACAATCTGTAACTGATTTTAGCTTTTTACAATCAAAGCAGCAAAGTAGTCAAACATTTCAGTATAAAGATGCATTCTCAGATGATGCATTCCTTACCAGGTTAGAATGCATCTATCAGGTAATATTGAATTCAAGCAGTTATTTATCATCAAATAACAGGGAACGAAAAAACATAGCAGCATAACAACTGCTCAAAAATGGGCCCTATTAAAACCAAGCCAAGTGAGAGTGGTTTATGAATTGTGACCTGCATGTGTTTGGTTTGCTAGTCACAATGCTAATAGATCAACAGCCAGCCAATCACAGCTTGATCTTGTGCTGCATGACATACAGTAGAGCCAATCATGGAAATTAGTAATCAATTCATGTTGCGTATCATTCATATTGTCTGACTGGTACCCATTTtgaatgatatttttttcttagtacctacaatatgagtaccttcaaatcaagagtgaataggcatattctaggcaagctccaccttaggctgcatcatcgcttaccatcaggtgtgattgcaagCGCCTATAAATCgtctttaaacataaaaaaaaagaaaagaaagggtgacttctgtttttttttgttcactgtTAGATAATAAAAGGCCTTAGCAAAAGATTGTCCCTATAAATTTTACTGACAGTAATAAGTTCCTTTAATAAATTAGAAGCagtagtttaaattttaattataatatagcaGGTATTACACTAAACATTGCTGAAAGTATACAAGGTTGAAAATGGTCAATTCATAAAACAAGTTCTTTAAAAgtatgaataatgaatatataaagcatcaaaactttaataaaaggtTTAATAACATGAACATTAGAGTTCCCCAAAAGTTTATTCAGGTAGCATTCGTTTTCAAAGAGATATAGGTACATGGCCGTATCGCACGCAGCACAGGAAGGAAAAAAACATGCAATTCTTCCTAAAAGCTAGGAACCTGTTAAAACAGCATCCCAGCAACCGTCGGAATAACGTACGATCAAGAAAAAAGAacgaaattataaagaaaataccGGGGCACAGGAATTCTGCAGTGCTGAACGCGGCCTGTTTTTTACGTTCTTTTTATCCTCTCTTTTCTTACTTCTGTATGTAAGGTTCACCGGCGAGCCGAGCAATCGTAAGTTATTGCTTTCCTTCGACATTCCTGCTCTAACATTGGCTAGTGGTCcataaaattatcaataataaCGATGACATTTTTGGTTTGTTGACAAACTGTCGTTGCTTGGCAACGGGCTTGTCTCAAAACGcgttttgttaataaaaagtgTCTTAGTGAAAACTAAGAAAACGTATGTTAACGTATATTTTATGTCTTCATaacattaaatcatttttattccaaaacagcagtaaaaaaaattataataagaaaacaGGGACCCCGAAGATCCTATTTTAGGTGCGAATCCAATATTGCTAAACTGCAGTAACAAAACGCAAAATGTAGCGATGACGTAATGCGTAGAATCTAAAAATAGCTGGATTTGATCACTTTGGTCGTTGCTCGCTTCTTGTATTGTTCAGTGGAAATGCGAATAGTGATTGGCTAAGTTCGGATTTCGTCTATTCTGGCACTTGCGGTGTGATCTTGAAGGTTGCGGTGTGCGGATATTATTACTCGATTTGTATTGCGAAATAGCGCTAAGTTAAAATTAGTGCGACACtcaattattttgtgtacaaaattgttgtgaattaattaattatttgtgtgGTTGCAACTGTTCCGAGGAAAATACAAAATGTTCAGCGGAATCGCAGGTGAGAATTGAATAccgcaatttattttatttgacaataataattatatttttctgaaataaattaatttgtaatattacaACAATTTATTCGTTcgtttctttttataaattgaatgtaatatatattttttaacagaacAATGCATACAATAAGGTagattgaatttatatttttaactcttaAATGATATTGCTTTTAATTTAGCTATGGCTTGGAAAATTCTGCTTGTTTTTACTGCGTAGTTAACTAGTTAGCAGCTTTACGAAcgtattattagttattaaagtTCAATTACGTTTTTGTAGTCATCTctggttttaatatttaatagcttTAATTTCATTCATGAACTGTGTGGCTAGGGATACACGCCGGTAGAGGCAAATAGGTATGTACagacttattattatttctacttggGCGTAGTAGATTACCTAGCTACTCCACAAGGTCAACATTAAAAGGCCGGATGAAAATCTGAAGAACTATAGATTCCGAACCCTGCATACGTTTGACTATCACCATCCGCAATACTAAACATATACCTAGGCTGCCGGCACatggtttaaattattgacaatattttttactaaatctTCAAGTCTTCAATACGCCTGCACATAGGCAACATTattgtcacagaattaagaacgtccAGAAACCGTGTACCTTGCGtctaatattgaaacatcaaaaaccactctacttttgTGGTGTTgtggcggttagtcactttattccgcttagcagttgacagtactAATTTTACCTGTAATGTGCTAAACGTTAACAATAAAATAGGGTAAAGGTGaatagtttgtgagctagcaacaatCCTAAATAGCGGGCGCGGGGAGTTTTCCTGttttttgggcacaatgcaTTGCATGCAACTACCGGGATCgcacacacgtcaatattattgtcaataacaTTAACGTGTGTGCGGGGAGCCATAGGTACTTACCTAATTGTTAAACAAAAGTTAAAGTGACTAAAagcttttgaattttaaatatcgagtattatttttataccctTAATATTATCGACGTTATCATCGTATAGCTTATCTCTTACAGACGAGCATAGTCTAGTTCTCGTCTGGGTCATGATATAGATAAAGCTCCAACAGTTATGTGACTAACTGTGATGTAATTCTGGAGATAGCTTTCTAACAGCAAAACTACTTCCAGCGTTGCATTGCGTCAGTGTAAAAATATACTCTtgctgcataaaataataaaaatagggtCACTTATAGGACGCTCGGTGCCACAAGGCTGCCGATGTGAGATAAGAGTCGCTTTGGTATACCTAACGTGTCTGTTAATTGGTCATAAACATTGGTTCATTAACTCGACGATTCATCTGCATTTAATATTAGATGTTGTTCCGTACAGAGAACATAATGACTCAAAAGTCTTTATGACTACTATCATGCAGCATGAAGCCACGAATGTAGCTATAATCCCAAAGCCGATTAGAGTTTTAAGTAGTACCTACCCATTAATAAAACGTAACGATTAACTCagttatttatgaaaatgaCGCTACTCTATCACggttaagaagaagaagaagaaacactttattgcacttataacatacaggaaaagaaacagtaaggactgtacagtacacaatgtagacatgcaaaggcggccttattgcaataGCAATCtctacaggcaacctttgtagacaggacttacagcaagagaacgggactATCCGgtgtgccaagagtgttgataggtatacataaataccaaaatatatagatacaaatacatagataatttaaataaatatacgtaatatatgaatatacataatactAGCGGATCCCAGCGCTATCTGTCTGTgagatttgtgaatctaaaccatccagggtgccacccaaacgcataccaaaaaaaacattcaaatcggtccagccgtttaggaggagttcagtgacatacacacgcacacaaaaaatatacatacaaagatatataaatatataacaaccCTAACATATATAAGTAGagtcactcaaagagaggtattGCAGACGACTCCTAAATAtaggaagggaactacttccacggataataataataaattagttttaaaaggtACAAAATCCAAACTACATTTCTTCTGATTCATTATTTGTATACTTATTGTGATATCCTAAGTCTatttatatgttactatcgtatgCCTATGTCAATGAAATAGCGaagtgtacctacctaaattaaataatgaatttgtgAGTCATCTCGTTTGACGTTCTGAGACGTAGAatctcaaaataattttaaggacGCGTTATGAAACTACGCAGTGATTTAGGATTATATATTTGACAAAGTTGTTGAAAATACAAAATAGCACCATTGTAAGTCACGTTTCACACGTTACACTCAATACTATTATTTAACGTTAAAAGAATAACACAAGAGCAACAATCTGATCATTAATGTTTTAAGGAAACAGCCTGCAAGCAACTCCATATTAAAGCCTAATATTTCCTTGAGTTCACTACCATTAGGTatctacattttaataatttcatacgTTAAGATAAGCTAATGCTTTACCTACGAGATGGAACTCGACTTTTCTGTATAGGTACTTTATGGATCCTAATTAGAGTAAGACGTACGTAACGGATACAGAAGCAGTGAccgctattaaataaaattgcttacGTCACCAACACTGTAGCTTAAATCGATAGTGTTACATCATCggtcatttatattattatatcctcTTTTCTATATGACGTTACATTCATAACATGGTAACTAAGTCATAGAAAAATTCTCCTATTGATACGTATTAAGTATTGACTGTTGAATAATATCGTATTCAATGTATCATATCTATAACAAAGGCTTTATtccgttaaattttaatgaaaacaataaaacgtTATCAACAGCTAGCTAGAGCTGTTTGTTTACCTATATCAAAGTACAAAGTTCAGTTTGaattaataagatttatttttgatgGTTTACCATTTGTGTCGGCTAAAATAGATAACGTGAAACCTATTTTAGacgagacattttttttttatctttcaaaaATGTTAAAGATTCCCCTAGCTTCTCAGCTAAAATTTGACATATGAAGTAAAAGATGGCTCCGCGTTTGCTTCGTGCACTTTCATCTTTAACTAGCACTAAGAGACGCATGCGTGATGCGTGTATCGTAAGCACGGTTGGTTCACGTGCACCAATGGCTGGAACGCTGAGGTCACGGTCAAACTATACGCAGTATTGTGGAATTTATGATTCATCGCGTTCTGTTTCTGCTATAAACGATCTCTTATCCCTTGACGCCTTAACGAAGGGCTTAAGAATGCTTTTAAagtgaatgatttttttaaaagcatttttgaACATTAGCACAAaaatttatagtgtttttaatgtattttctatCAGTCTATGCCGTGCCTAGGCAGACCACAGACACAGCTTAAATTACCTGTACGTTGATATAAGTATGCTAGTTGGTCGCATCTGTGGGTCATCGTGACAGACGAACTGCTCTCCGAGGGAGCCACTAACACTAGGCTAATACTtaagaatttattaatgaataaaaaacctCGTAGATTTTTCGCCCAACTCGGAATTCATAAGCCTCGTGATCGTCAAATTTGTATGTACCCATAGcaaatattttgaatgtttacatttaaacaGAAAATCGGCTAGGCGTAGACAAATTCTAATGGTATAAAATGTAAAGGTCTATAAAAGGAGGAAGGATGACAAAGACCTATTAACATAGATATATAACATAGAATGTCTGAATGAAGAATGAAGTTGCCAGCTTTCTAAAAGAaccttttttactaaaaaaaagttgCAAATATATTGCTGTAAAATGTTTATACAAAGCATCCTTTACAATCAAAACAAATTCTGTAAGCAAACGGTGACATCATCAAGGTCGACCAGTCGTGCTTCGTAATTATACAAGACTCACTCGTTACTGGAAGGTGTAAAAGAGACAGCGCGATCTTACCTGATCTTTCATGAGGAATGCTGTTCCTATggtaatataaagataaaaatactgAACTACATTAACAGATACCCTCTTGAGAACTCTTGAACTTGaggtaaataatacaaaaaaatttgtCTATTCATGTGTTGACCTAATTGCTGGCAGTAATTAAGatcaaaagtttatttgttataaatccAAAGAAAAAAGGTTATTTATAGCTAACCTACCTTGCCTGCGATCTGTGTGTCttagaaaataaactgttcaAGTTCACACTTTTCTACCCACAAATGTTGGATTTCGAGTCCATACTCCTCATTGGCTTCTATTCAGTATATAACCGGAAATAAATTGTTTGGCGGTATAGTTTTCCGTTTGGTTAGGGTGATAACAAGTCCCAGCCAAATCCCCTACTAGACTAGCACAAAACCGagttatacatttaataaatttagcCACTTCGAAGCGGTACTCACCGCCACTCTATAGTATTTCCGTCAAGAATACGACAATTTCATTGCCAAACTGCTCTTTCCTTGCAGACACTTTACCGAAAACCAAGAATTTCATCCTGTCATTCTTCGttgaaatgaaatcaaaatgCTGTTTAGATTGTTTCAGTAGAATTCCACTGGTTTGAAATCTTTGCATTTGGACCACTGTAAAATTACCAAGTATAATACCGTCCAAAATTCTACTACCAATATTAGGAGACTTTggttatagtattttttttttactaaatttcgtagtagtaataaattaacttaaataattttcgTTACCACTAGAAACAAGCTAAGATGAGGAAGTCCTACAATTGAAGAAACAGCGTAATGTTTTGAAATAGCTTCTTTAAACTAACTGTAATTCACATTAAATTCCAACCAATTTAAAACCCACTCTGCTTTAGTTGTTAAAGCTAAGGTAGGAACTCATGGAATATTTTTGACTTAGTGTTGTGAGATCTAATGAGTTTATACAGGAGAAACTGCACTACACTGCAGATGGATAATCTGACAATGGCCAAATTACTGTTGAATTTTGGGACGTAGAAGCTTCGAATTCAGGAACATCGATAACCTCTTGCCCAAAGCCGAAAATGAAAGAGTACAACATTAAaacgtaatataaaataataactttttaaaaccatattgataaaatttactATTTCGTGGCTATCTTTAGAAGATTGATTGTCTAACACCCTAagttaataatacaaaatcttcagatgaaaTGAGTAAAAGGATCTACGACTCAGATGTTAGTATTTGGACACGGGATATATTTCAAAAACGAACTTcatccatttatttattctttatatttacCTTACAAAACTTGCAACGTGAGTTTTTAGTAAGACGCGTTGCAGTTGCTTTAGGTAAATAGCACTAAGATGTAGGCAGACTTTTGTAGGAACAGTTCATCGCCTCATGAACGTAAAATATAGCGTAGCCTTAGCATGT
It contains:
- the LOC120628960 gene encoding centrosomal protein of 131 kDa — encoded protein: MSKESNNLRLLGSPVNLTYRSKKREDKKNVKNRPRSALQNSCAPEKDQERFKRPFSADTKDRAPSTRSFLKSFSADLLQSYNNSPLSVKVLPPTEELLANSKVYLDPAINNTAISSNASDYGSEDTFISLGSKIKAKAQSGVKNRNIGTKHFLKYRSLGKKGRKAMDSSLSEIGLGGTNNSYGVEVTIKEKSQRPTSPIRNKDLFQLRSVTPQFKTGMSYESYFLSLNGDIKNEDVAGRVSFAPPNNEAKSSIDAYSRHLFLTKQQLSLVEEESTQDLDSIPSQNNMVSLSPRNYDSIENQQVNSKENLDVIDYEEHDQIDNFKKQSNFFMNDTKNYSSFYNNIHANIDPYKAIMSSTGIHTDTSSKDSGYPESCMKEDKAMASNYSLPTTSVKQDCNTHDQPKSLEILNEKDYENCQNDKKWVEPFNHSRLLYKDFFLKKESHLLVPPQNSPTKSDMHIPGSSESASETAATEKANLEYPTYLLNSTTKAYTSRVIEDYKKELQAINNLHELTLKDIKTDAISPTPLNIDELFEHHSNKISDENRDSSENSQKSLTLSDPVSDKNSLDVKRDSISKVTTKELIQNYLKIKGDYTKEGKMLKKYDKKLNNMNSKAEESTGYKQFWNNRNAKNNIDKSNTPVNVRNQAFTMRAPSSARIAGVQNDKDIDSWMSLSAPSPRVLDVDNLGAASEVHQSKTMDPVKADSPSVEEISQSPSAPVETPKPTELNSKSTVLDIYSMLKEIESYGDNPVTSVSNVNVCNEEEVKDKERCPTPKDNFMEIFEFLEKVEQSANVALSVVTNTTPQTIPKLEGLLKLPHTELAQRLVTASLQLEERSCCIALLQESLANHKEQMISKVSNLEKQSHRNIAKVKQECEESIKRHQSFIDQLINDKKTLNHRIEQLVDERRSLEDRWKRSAQALEERYKLELRNQHDKMAAAQQVARQRWVRQKAEKIKELTVKGLEGELREMAERQQKEVSDLKMAHAEQTGRLNAKHAAELEELRRNLEQEKEAALLKERQLASSRMEKQILELEISYQEQRTRLIAEMRAENERVAADLAEKEKMQKLEFEKLKTEQERLLKENRQQMAHDIAKEREELEDKLKQKREELLIEFEQYKKDYEAEQQLVLKKKVTEITAQHKLERDREIEKAIESMDAEAQAGRKELQEALRRNKEQYEAELKELAETEQATLKRYQDAQARIRHTEDRCAELEMAIGQLETRNRVLTEKNTQLESRAEEVRASCEASWRGKVDSLQKEIEDMKKTHEEQMHQLYAKVKVAVARKDSTIQALTRETAKYQEKLTLLEQKLQQQRKDFLKSK